One Pyrococcus furiosus DSM 3638 genomic region harbors:
- a CDS encoding DUF5615 family PIN-like protein → MKFIADMMLGRLARWLRLYGYDTLYGIEDDNEILRIAEEEGRIILTRDVELYRQAQVRNLRAILITSNSFEEQVKQLMMERVEFSELFPENARCPKCNGVIRSAKKEEVKGKVPENVYNSYNEFYICTSCGQIYWPGRQWREMLKMDKKIKANKL, encoded by the coding sequence TTGAAATTTATAGCTGACATGATGCTGGGCAGATTGGCAAGGTGGCTCAGACTGTATGGGTATGATACCCTCTATGGAATAGAAGATGATAATGAGATATTAAGAATCGCAGAGGAAGAGGGTAGAATAATCCTCACTAGAGATGTAGAGCTCTACAGGCAGGCTCAGGTTAGAAATCTAAGGGCAATCCTAATAACCTCTAACTCCTTCGAAGAGCAAGTTAAGCAGTTGATGATGGAGAGAGTTGAGTTCAGTGAACTTTTTCCAGAGAATGCTCGCTGTCCTAAGTGCAACGGTGTCATAAGGTCAGCAAAAAAAGAGGAGGTTAAAGGAAAAGTTCCAGAGAATGTTTACAATTCATATAATGAATTCTACATTTGCACAAGTTGTGGCCAAATTTACTGGCCAGGGAGGCAGTGGAGGGAGATGTTGAAAATGGACAAAAAGATAAAGGCTAACAAACTCTAG
- the pyrI gene encoding aspartate carbamoyltransferase regulatory subunit yields MAELKVSAIKEGTVIDHIPAGKGLKVIQILGLGELKNGGAVLLAMNVPSKKLGRKDIVKVEGKFLSEEEVNKIALVAPTATVNIIREYKVVEKFKVEIPDVIEGILKCGNPNCITHYEYVTPKFYVISKEPLKVRCHYCERTMEEEEILANL; encoded by the coding sequence ATGGCAGAGCTTAAGGTTTCCGCAATCAAGGAGGGAACGGTAATAGACCACATACCAGCGGGCAAAGGCCTTAAGGTTATCCAAATCCTCGGGCTTGGAGAGTTGAAGAATGGAGGAGCGGTTTTATTAGCTATGAACGTACCAAGCAAAAAGCTGGGAAGAAAGGATATAGTTAAGGTTGAAGGCAAGTTCCTGAGTGAGGAAGAGGTCAACAAAATAGCGCTAGTTGCTCCAACTGCAACCGTTAACATAATCAGAGAGTACAAGGTTGTTGAGAAGTTTAAGGTTGAGATTCCAGATGTTATTGAGGGAATATTAAAGTGTGGCAATCCCAACTGTATAACCCATTACGAATATGTAACTCCAAAGTTCTACGTGATCAGCAAGGAACCATTGAAAGTTAGGTGTCACTACTGTGAAAGAACAATGGAAGAAGAGGAGATACTGGCTAACCTCTAA
- a CDS encoding MBL fold metallo-hydrolase, which translates to MKFDVVGFDWKGKVAFQSHAHTDHFASGKIVYATKPTIFLSHLRNSTLYSQVEYGKRFYIGDYKAKLYPSGHMLGSAGIKIWLDEGTLYYTGDIKLERLRTAERAKIPKADFLIIEATFGVPMYSFPEPRKVEKEIIWYVEDQLDRGKIPIIQANPYGKAQEIIAILNAHGYTPRVDREILKVSRVYSKFGIGLRTDNEGEVIVSSSKGILVSGFGKVKLSNHADFWELIRIVEKVDPEKVFTIFGHAQSFAKILNGFGYESRSISRGEEIRRWI; encoded by the coding sequence ATGAAGTTCGATGTGGTAGGATTTGACTGGAAAGGTAAAGTTGCCTTTCAGAGTCACGCTCACACAGATCACTTTGCAAGCGGGAAGATTGTATACGCCACAAAACCTACAATATTCTTGAGTCATTTGAGGAACTCCACTCTATATTCCCAGGTCGAATATGGAAAGAGGTTCTACATCGGAGATTACAAGGCAAAACTCTATCCTTCTGGCCACATGCTCGGCTCCGCTGGAATTAAAATTTGGTTGGATGAGGGAACCCTCTACTATACTGGAGATATAAAGCTTGAGAGGTTAAGAACTGCTGAGAGAGCAAAGATCCCAAAAGCTGACTTTTTAATAATAGAAGCGACTTTTGGTGTCCCCATGTATTCCTTCCCAGAACCAAGGAAAGTAGAGAAAGAGATTATATGGTATGTGGAGGATCAACTTGACAGAGGGAAGATACCCATCATCCAGGCAAATCCATATGGAAAAGCCCAGGAAATAATTGCCATCCTTAACGCCCATGGATACACTCCCAGAGTTGATAGGGAAATTTTGAAAGTTTCGAGGGTCTACTCAAAATTTGGGATCGGGCTTAGAACTGATAATGAAGGAGAAGTTATAGTGTCATCATCCAAAGGCATTCTTGTTTCTGGTTTTGGAAAAGTAAAGCTAAGCAATCACGCCGACTTTTGGGAGCTAATTAGGATAGTTGAGAAGGTCGACCCAGAGAAAGTGTTCACAATCTTTGGCCACGCGCAGTCATTTGCGAAGATATTAAATGGGTTTGGGTATGAGAGCAGGTCGATATCGAGGGGAGAAGAAATTAGGAGGTGGATTTAA
- a CDS encoding CGP-CTERM-anchored Cys-rich protein, producing MRRVIASLGILLLLSPLALACFFPEDNYALEVEVEKYNLNPLLSAKNVIVDDGRIVYRSHYHPKLVVIVWEEKNKLHVRVQIPTKFDVRYSGKFEGELPILELEGKAKALGWKVEENKFEKNESVVILTPKTVECKSDLDCKAGGCSGELCGPRNESLYSPCVYREWYECIKYTQCGCYLGVCTWKPNEEFLRCLAKYNVTFKKKFIIEFEGDLGEIERFLGVKIENATKSERMSVIPEIDPSKLDAGTAIVEELKWLRKAGVVYLDDRDLKEIKEVAKWGYAGYNSRIGFYDEKWIPYSNYSQAELIKCGGVGIAFNYTLPSSPPEIQEKTCGVGVILILALSVLALRRVK from the coding sequence ATGAGGAGGGTAATCGCATCTCTTGGAATACTTTTGCTACTCTCTCCATTGGCACTTGCCTGCTTTTTCCCAGAAGATAATTATGCGCTTGAAGTTGAGGTTGAAAAGTACAACCTAAACCCTCTACTTTCAGCTAAAAACGTGATTGTAGATGATGGAAGGATAGTTTACAGATCGCATTATCACCCTAAGCTCGTGGTGATAGTGTGGGAGGAGAAAAATAAGTTACATGTGAGAGTTCAAATACCAACCAAATTTGATGTGAGATATTCGGGGAAGTTCGAGGGCGAATTACCAATTCTAGAGTTGGAAGGGAAAGCTAAAGCATTGGGATGGAAAGTTGAGGAAAATAAGTTCGAGAAGAACGAAAGTGTTGTTATCTTAACGCCTAAGACGGTTGAGTGCAAAAGCGATTTAGATTGTAAAGCTGGAGGATGCTCAGGAGAGCTTTGTGGCCCTAGAAATGAGAGCTTATATTCTCCCTGTGTATATAGGGAGTGGTATGAGTGCATAAAGTATACTCAGTGTGGGTGTTACTTGGGCGTTTGCACATGGAAGCCCAACGAGGAGTTCTTGAGGTGTTTGGCTAAGTACAACGTGACCTTCAAGAAGAAGTTTATAATAGAGTTTGAAGGTGACTTAGGAGAAATTGAGAGGTTCTTGGGAGTTAAAATAGAAAACGCCACAAAAAGTGAGAGGATGAGCGTTATTCCCGAGATTGATCCATCAAAGTTAGATGCTGGCACTGCAATAGTGGAAGAGTTAAAGTGGCTTAGAAAGGCTGGCGTTGTTTACCTAGACGATAGGGATTTGAAAGAAATAAAAGAGGTTGCAAAGTGGGGTTACGCGGGATACAATTCAAGGATAGGGTTCTATGATGAGAAGTGGATTCCCTACTCAAACTATTCCCAGGCAGAGCTGATTAAATGTGGTGGGGTGGGGATTGCATTTAACTATACTCTCCCCTCTTCTCCGCCCGAAATTCAAGAGAAGACTTGTGGGGTGGGAGTTATTCTTATATTAGCTTTGAGCGTATTAGCTTTGAGGCGGGTAAAATGA
- a CDS encoding M20 metallopeptidase family protein, giving the protein MFNPLEEAMKIKDEIISWRRDFHMYPELGYEEERTSRIVEEHLKEWGYKIKRVGTGIIADIGSGEKTVALRADMDALPIQEENEVPYKSRVPGKMHACGHDAHTAMLLGAAKIIAEHEEELNNRVRLIFQPAEEGGNGALKMIEGGALEDVDAIFGLHVWAELESGIIGLRKGPFLAGVGKFNVKIIGKGGHGAAPQYAIDPVPAVAEAILALQRIVAREIDPLESAVVTVGKVQGGTAFNVIPESVEFEGTFRFFTEELGGFIRKRISEIVSEVAKAHRCRAEVKTEILGPPTINDDRMVEFVREVAQGLGLKVGEVKKTLGGEDFAFYLQRVPGAFIALGIRNEKKGIIYPHHNPRFDVDEDILPLGTALEVALAFNFRG; this is encoded by the coding sequence ATGTTCAACCCCCTTGAGGAGGCCATGAAGATTAAGGACGAAATCATCTCCTGGAGAAGAGACTTCCACATGTACCCAGAACTAGGTTACGAAGAGGAGAGAACTTCCAGAATAGTTGAGGAACACCTAAAAGAGTGGGGGTATAAGATAAAGAGAGTAGGAACGGGAATAATTGCTGACATTGGGAGTGGAGAAAAAACTGTGGCCTTAAGAGCAGATATGGATGCTCTCCCAATTCAAGAGGAGAACGAAGTCCCATACAAATCTAGAGTTCCTGGGAAAATGCATGCTTGTGGTCATGATGCTCACACCGCAATGCTTCTAGGAGCAGCGAAGATAATTGCGGAGCATGAAGAAGAGCTAAACAATAGGGTTAGGCTAATCTTCCAGCCTGCTGAAGAAGGGGGCAATGGAGCACTAAAAATGATAGAAGGAGGAGCATTAGAGGATGTAGACGCTATTTTCGGCCTTCACGTTTGGGCAGAGCTGGAGTCTGGTATAATTGGACTTAGAAAGGGCCCATTCCTTGCAGGTGTTGGAAAGTTCAACGTGAAAATAATTGGGAAAGGAGGGCATGGGGCAGCTCCTCAATATGCAATAGACCCAGTTCCAGCGGTAGCGGAGGCAATTTTAGCTCTCCAAAGGATAGTTGCCAGGGAGATTGACCCGCTAGAAAGTGCAGTGGTTACGGTAGGGAAAGTTCAGGGTGGAACGGCTTTCAACGTAATTCCAGAAAGTGTGGAGTTTGAGGGGACTTTCAGGTTCTTCACGGAGGAACTTGGAGGGTTCATAAGAAAGAGAATTTCTGAAATTGTAAGTGAGGTTGCAAAGGCTCACAGGTGTAGAGCTGAAGTCAAGACTGAAATTCTAGGCCCTCCCACAATAAACGATGACAGAATGGTTGAGTTCGTAAGGGAAGTTGCCCAGGGACTCGGGCTGAAAGTGGGAGAAGTTAAGAAGACTTTAGGTGGAGAAGACTTTGCCTTCTATCTCCAGAGAGTACCTGGGGCATTTATAGCTTTAGGAATTAGAAATGAAAAGAAGGGGATAATCTACCCACACCACAACCCAAGGTTTGACGTCGATGAGGACATTCTTCCCCTGGGAACTGCACTGGAAGTTGCCTTGGCCTTCAACTTTAGAGGTTAG
- the hypE gene encoding hydrogenase expression/formation protein HypE: MRIRLEHGAGGELMEELIREVILKNLTLNSAGGIGLEELDDGATIPLGDKHLVFTIDGHTVKPIFFPGGDIGRLAVSGTVNDLAVMGAQPLAIASSLIIEEGFEVSELEKILKSMDETAKEVPVPIVTGDTKVVEDRIGIFVITAGVGVAERPISDAGAKVGDVVLVSGTIGDHGIALMSHREGISFETELKSDVAPIWDVVKAVADAIGWENIHAMKDPTRGGLSNALNEMARKANVGILVREEAIPIRPEVKAASEMLGISPYEVANEGKVVMIVAKEYAEEALEAMKKTEKGRDAAIIGEVIGEYRGKVILETGIGGRRFLEPPLGDPVPRVC, translated from the coding sequence ATGAGAATCAGGCTTGAGCATGGAGCCGGAGGAGAATTAATGGAAGAACTAATTAGGGAGGTAATCCTCAAGAATTTAACCCTTAATTCTGCTGGAGGAATAGGATTAGAGGAGCTTGATGACGGAGCTACAATCCCCCTTGGAGATAAGCATTTAGTGTTTACAATAGATGGGCATACAGTAAAGCCGATATTCTTCCCAGGGGGAGACATCGGAAGGTTGGCCGTTAGCGGAACTGTAAACGATTTGGCTGTCATGGGAGCTCAACCCTTGGCAATTGCAAGCTCGTTGATAATCGAGGAAGGGTTTGAAGTTAGTGAGCTGGAAAAGATTCTGAAGTCGATGGACGAAACAGCTAAAGAGGTTCCAGTTCCAATTGTTACTGGAGACACAAAAGTCGTTGAAGACAGGATAGGAATCTTCGTTATAACAGCTGGAGTGGGGGTAGCTGAGAGGCCGATAAGCGATGCCGGCGCAAAAGTTGGGGATGTCGTTTTAGTGAGTGGAACAATTGGAGACCACGGAATAGCACTAATGAGCCATAGAGAGGGGATCTCCTTTGAGACAGAGCTTAAGAGCGATGTAGCTCCAATTTGGGATGTCGTAAAGGCCGTTGCAGATGCCATTGGTTGGGAGAACATCCACGCAATGAAAGATCCCACAAGAGGAGGATTGAGCAACGCACTAAACGAGATGGCAAGAAAGGCAAACGTTGGAATTTTGGTAAGAGAGGAGGCAATACCAATTAGGCCAGAAGTAAAAGCTGCCAGCGAAATGCTTGGAATAAGTCCCTATGAAGTTGCAAACGAAGGAAAAGTTGTAATGATAGTGGCGAAGGAGTATGCGGAGGAGGCACTTGAGGCCATGAAGAAGACAGAAAAGGGTAGGGATGCCGCAATAATAGGAGAAGTTATTGGTGAATACAGAGGAAAAGTTATTCTGGAGACGGGAATTGGTGGAAGAAGATTTTTAGAGCCGCCTCTCGGTGATCCCGTTCCTAGAGTTTGTTAG
- the pyrB gene encoding aspartate carbamoyltransferase produces the protein MDWKGRDVISIRDFSKEDIEIVLSTAERLEKELKEKGQLEYARGKILATLFFEPSTRTRLSFESAMHRLGGAVIGFAEASTSSVKKGESLADTIKTVEQYSDVIVIRHPKEGAARLAAEVAEIPVINAGDGSNQHPTQTLLDLYTIRKEFGKIDGLKIGLLGDLKYGRTVHSLAEALAYYDVELYLISPELLRMPRHIVEELREKGVTVYETSDLMSVIGELDVLYVTRIQKERFPDEQEYLKVRGSYQVNLQVLSKAKETLKVMHPLPRVDEIHPEVDKTKHAIYFKQVFNGIPVRMALLGLVLGVI, from the coding sequence ATGGATTGGAAAGGTAGAGATGTTATCAGCATTAGAGACTTTTCTAAAGAAGACATAGAAATCGTCCTTTCTACAGCGGAACGCCTTGAAAAAGAGTTAAAGGAGAAGGGACAGCTGGAGTATGCAAGAGGAAAGATACTTGCAACTCTCTTCTTCGAGCCTTCGACAAGAACAAGGTTGAGCTTTGAGAGTGCAATGCACAGACTGGGAGGAGCGGTGATTGGGTTTGCTGAAGCCTCCACTAGTAGCGTGAAGAAGGGCGAAAGCTTGGCAGATACAATAAAAACTGTTGAGCAGTACAGTGATGTCATAGTGATTAGACATCCAAAAGAAGGAGCGGCAAGGTTAGCTGCTGAGGTTGCCGAGATACCGGTGATTAATGCGGGTGACGGGAGTAATCAACACCCAACTCAAACACTGCTGGATCTCTACACTATAAGGAAGGAGTTTGGAAAGATCGATGGGTTAAAGATCGGCCTTTTGGGAGATTTAAAGTATGGAAGAACTGTGCACAGCCTTGCAGAGGCATTGGCATATTACGATGTAGAGCTGTACCTAATCTCACCTGAACTCCTAAGGATGCCTCGACACATAGTCGAGGAGCTCAGGGAAAAGGGAGTAACGGTCTACGAGACCTCTGATTTGATGAGCGTCATTGGAGAGTTAGATGTGCTCTACGTGACTAGAATTCAGAAAGAGAGGTTCCCAGACGAGCAAGAATACCTCAAAGTCAGGGGAAGTTATCAGGTAAACCTCCAAGTGCTTTCAAAGGCCAAGGAAACGCTAAAGGTTATGCATCCACTTCCAAGGGTTGACGAAATTCATCCAGAAGTTGATAAAACCAAGCACGCGATCTACTTTAAGCAAGTGTTTAACGGAATTCCCGTAAGAATGGCCCTCTTGGGCCTAGTCTTGGGGGTGATTTGA
- the argF gene encoding ornithine carbamoyltransferase yields MVVSLAGRDLLCLQDYTAEEIWTILETAKMFKIWQKIGKPHRLLEGKTLAMIFQKPSTRTRVSFEVAMAHLGGHALYLNAQDLQLRRGETIADTARVLSRYVDAIMARVYDHKDVEDLAKYATVPVINGLSDFSHPCQALADYMTIWEKKGTIKGVKVVYVGDGNNVAHSLMIAGTKLGADVVVATPEGYEPDEKVIKWAEQNAAESGGSFELLHDPVKAVKDADVIYTDVWASMGQEAEAEERRKIFRPFQVNKDLVKHAKPDYMFMHCLPAHRGEEVTDDVIDSPNSVVWDQAENRLHAQKAVLALVMGGIKF; encoded by the coding sequence ATGGTAGTTAGCTTGGCAGGAAGAGATCTTCTCTGTCTTCAAGACTATACAGCCGAAGAAATCTGGACAATTCTTGAAACAGCAAAGATGTTTAAGATTTGGCAAAAGATAGGAAAACCCCACAGGCTTCTCGAAGGGAAGACATTGGCAATGATATTCCAGAAGCCTTCAACTAGAACAAGAGTTAGTTTTGAAGTGGCAATGGCTCACCTGGGAGGCCATGCCCTCTACTTAAATGCCCAAGACCTCCAGCTTAGGAGAGGAGAAACAATAGCTGACACTGCAAGAGTTCTCAGCAGATACGTTGATGCAATAATGGCAAGAGTTTACGATCACAAGGATGTAGAAGATTTGGCCAAATACGCAACCGTTCCAGTGATAAATGGTTTAAGCGACTTCTCCCACCCATGCCAGGCTTTGGCTGATTACATGACAATTTGGGAGAAGAAGGGAACTATCAAGGGAGTTAAGGTAGTTTATGTTGGTGATGGAAACAACGTTGCTCACTCCTTGATGATTGCAGGAACAAAGCTTGGAGCAGATGTCGTAGTTGCAACACCTGAAGGTTATGAGCCAGATGAAAAAGTAATCAAGTGGGCCGAGCAGAACGCCGCTGAAAGCGGAGGAAGCTTTGAGCTTCTCCACGATCCGGTTAAGGCCGTTAAGGATGCAGATGTAATCTACACCGACGTTTGGGCCTCAATGGGTCAAGAAGCTGAGGCTGAGGAGAGAAGGAAGATCTTCAGACCATTCCAAGTTAACAAAGATTTAGTTAAACATGCGAAGCCCGACTACATGTTCATGCACTGTCTCCCAGCACACAGGGGAGAAGAGGTAACTGATGACGTAATTGACAGTCCAAACAGCGTTGTGTGGGATCAGGCAGAGAATAGACTGCACGCCCAAAAGGCAGTCCTTGCTCTTGTCATGGGAGGAATTAAATTCTGA
- a CDS encoding MBL fold metallo-hydrolase: MKIIPIASESLGVRSLAVFVKVGKRGILIDPGAALGPKRYSLSPANSEMAALQLARSKIQEFAKKADVITISHYHYDHHTPFFEGIYESSSPEIAKELYSGKILLIKHPTQNINASQKRRAHEFLKNVEGIAKKIEYGDSKTFDFGDFKIEFSPPVPHGREGSKLGFVVMVLIDDGKKSVIHASDTQLINEKAVKWIIEKNPDLLIAGGPPTYLTHRVGNVRDIGRELINRIINETNAELIIDHHIVRDKGYEEFFNSLDKRPLTFAEFLGRENAPLEAYRKELHEFEKGKDVELPKGIVKFLKELGEQK; this comes from the coding sequence ATGAAGATAATTCCCATAGCTTCCGAGAGTTTGGGAGTCAGAAGCTTAGCAGTATTCGTTAAGGTAGGAAAGAGGGGGATTCTAATAGACCCAGGGGCAGCACTAGGGCCAAAAAGATACTCATTAAGCCCAGCAAACTCTGAAATGGCAGCCCTCCAACTTGCCAGAAGTAAAATACAGGAGTTCGCAAAAAAAGCTGATGTAATTACCATCTCCCACTACCACTATGATCACCATACTCCCTTCTTTGAGGGAATTTACGAAAGTTCCTCCCCAGAGATAGCAAAGGAGTTGTATTCAGGAAAAATACTTCTGATAAAGCATCCAACCCAGAATATAAATGCAAGCCAAAAAAGGAGAGCTCACGAATTCCTAAAGAACGTTGAAGGGATTGCAAAAAAGATCGAGTATGGGGATTCGAAAACCTTCGACTTCGGCGACTTTAAGATTGAGTTCTCCCCACCAGTCCCTCACGGAAGGGAAGGATCGAAGCTTGGGTTTGTAGTGATGGTTCTCATTGATGATGGAAAGAAAAGTGTGATACATGCGAGTGATACTCAACTTATCAACGAAAAGGCCGTGAAGTGGATAATAGAGAAAAATCCAGATCTCCTAATTGCCGGAGGTCCACCCACGTATCTAACACATAGAGTAGGAAACGTGAGAGACATTGGGCGAGAACTAATAAACAGGATAATAAATGAGACCAACGCAGAGCTGATAATTGACCATCACATAGTGAGGGACAAAGGTTATGAGGAGTTCTTCAACTCCCTAGATAAGAGACCTCTAACATTTGCCGAGTTCCTGGGCAGAGAAAATGCACCCCTAGAAGCTTATAGAAAAGAGCTCCACGAGTTTGAAAAGGGAAAAGATGTTGAATTACCAAAAGGGATAGTCAAATTCCTAAAAGAGCTGGGAGAGCAAAAATGA
- the dph5 gene encoding diphthine synthase, whose amino-acid sequence MPLYFIGLGLYDEKDITLKGLEIAKRCDKVYAEFYTSLMAGTTLEKIEEVIGKKIIVLNREDVEMNFEKIVLPEAKEKEVAFLTAGDPMVATTHAELRIRAKRMGVESYVIHAPSIYSAVAITGLHIYKFGKSATVAYPEGNWFPTSYYDVVKENLERGLHTLLFLDIKAEKGKYMTANEAMELLLKVEEMRGENVFTPNTLVVVLGRAGSLNPTIRAGYVKDMIKEDFGKQPHVLIVPGKLHVVEAEYLVEIAGAPKEILEQFAPRKM is encoded by the coding sequence ATGCCCCTATACTTTATTGGACTTGGGTTATATGATGAGAAAGACATAACGCTCAAAGGATTGGAGATTGCAAAAAGGTGCGATAAGGTGTATGCAGAATTCTACACCTCTCTTATGGCTGGAACTACGCTTGAGAAAATCGAAGAGGTAATTGGGAAAAAGATAATAGTCCTCAATAGAGAGGATGTGGAAATGAACTTCGAAAAAATAGTCCTCCCAGAGGCCAAGGAAAAAGAAGTAGCATTCCTAACCGCTGGGGATCCCATGGTGGCTACTACCCACGCAGAGCTGAGGATAAGGGCGAAGAGAATGGGTGTGGAGAGCTATGTTATTCACGCCCCAAGCATTTATTCAGCTGTGGCAATAACTGGATTGCATATATATAAGTTTGGAAAGAGTGCCACAGTAGCCTATCCAGAGGGGAATTGGTTCCCCACTAGCTACTACGATGTAGTTAAAGAGAACTTAGAGAGAGGACTTCATACTCTCCTCTTCCTTGACATAAAGGCCGAGAAGGGGAAGTACATGACCGCAAATGAGGCCATGGAACTCCTACTTAAGGTAGAGGAAATGAGGGGAGAGAATGTTTTCACTCCCAACACTTTGGTGGTTGTCCTTGGAAGGGCTGGCTCGCTCAACCCAACAATTAGGGCTGGATACGTAAAAGATATGATAAAGGAAGACTTTGGAAAGCAACCTCATGTTCTAATAGTTCCAGGGAAACTTCACGTTGTAGAGGCAGAGTATTTAGTTGAGATTGCAGGTGCCCCAAAAGAGATACTTGAGCAATTTGCTCCTAGAAAAATGTAA
- a CDS encoding thiamine-phosphate synthase family protein: MRTPSVFWAEVVIPAIRARVAKVLYSQGYSQGEIADIMGVTQAMVSKYITRYSPPEILKPLEKEIENIALALVELIKRGEKKENLVKILERKYFELLRNEEFCKAYESYSGLPGNICGEILSFISERQSVIEELSKALSVLLSDEKFPELIPEIRSNFAYSLPNPKGIEDVAAVPGRITLVHGKPFAMPPQFGASRHTAKILVRISNPQVRAVLNIRYGEDVEEALKLSGLKIARLKEGSRSEEETEVKIAELFKEEIWDAVIDPGGFGVEPCVYIFGRDPWDVIRKLRLIEKHL; the protein is encoded by the coding sequence ATGAGAACGCCAAGCGTGTTTTGGGCAGAAGTTGTAATTCCAGCCATAAGGGCGAGGGTTGCAAAGGTTCTCTACTCACAAGGATATTCCCAGGGTGAGATAGCTGATATCATGGGAGTTACCCAGGCTATGGTGAGTAAGTACATAACCAGATATTCTCCCCCTGAGATTCTGAAACCTCTAGAAAAAGAAATCGAGAACATAGCCTTGGCTCTCGTAGAACTCATAAAGCGGGGAGAAAAGAAAGAGAATCTTGTGAAGATTTTAGAGCGAAAATACTTTGAGCTTTTGCGAAATGAAGAGTTTTGCAAAGCCTATGAAAGCTATTCTGGCCTTCCTGGGAACATTTGTGGGGAAATTTTGTCATTTATATCTGAAAGGCAGAGCGTAATTGAAGAACTCTCCAAGGCCCTTTCGGTCCTTTTGAGTGATGAAAAATTTCCCGAATTAATTCCTGAGATAAGGTCTAACTTTGCATACTCACTTCCAAACCCAAAAGGGATAGAGGACGTTGCGGCCGTTCCAGGAAGGATTACCCTTGTGCACGGAAAGCCCTTTGCCATGCCTCCTCAATTTGGAGCCAGCAGGCATACGGCAAAAATATTGGTTAGGATTTCAAATCCCCAGGTTAGGGCAGTGTTGAACATAAGGTATGGCGAGGATGTCGAGGAGGCATTGAAACTTTCTGGACTGAAGATTGCCCGATTGAAAGAAGGAAGCAGATCAGAAGAGGAAACTGAGGTAAAGATTGCTGAACTGTTCAAGGAAGAAATCTGGGATGCCGTGATTGACCCAGGAGGATTTGGGGTTGAACCATGTGTCTACATATTTGGCAGGGATCCCTGGGATGTAATAAGGAAGCTTAGACTTATAGAGAAACATTTATGA
- a CDS encoding flavin reductase family protein: MQAYRLLYPMRTYLVVSGKGEEANVMAADWVTIVSFNPFLVGVAVAPQRTTHGLIKKYKEFVISVPSLDMLRDVWIAGTKKGPAKLKEMNITLIPSKNVSVPSIKEALANIECKVIDERDYGDHIWFVGEVVGYSYNEEAFKNGKPNPKAKFLAHLSWTEFVTFSEEIYRAE, translated from the coding sequence ATGCAGGCGTATAGACTTTTATATCCAATGAGAACCTATCTGGTTGTTTCTGGGAAGGGAGAAGAAGCTAACGTTATGGCGGCTGATTGGGTGACGATTGTATCGTTTAATCCATTCTTAGTTGGAGTTGCTGTTGCTCCTCAAAGAACAACTCATGGACTAATAAAGAAGTATAAGGAGTTTGTAATCAGCGTTCCAAGCCTTGACATGCTTAGAGATGTCTGGATTGCTGGGACAAAGAAGGGACCTGCAAAGCTAAAGGAGATGAACATAACCCTGATTCCCTCAAAGAACGTGAGCGTTCCAAGCATAAAGGAGGCATTGGCCAACATAGAATGTAAGGTTATAGATGAAAGAGATTACGGGGATCACATCTGGTTTGTGGGAGAAGTGGTTGGATACTCCTACAATGAAGAGGCATTCAAGAACGGAAAGCCAAATCCAAAGGCTAAGTTCTTGGCACATCTATCCTGGACAGAATTCGTTACATTCTCTGAGGAGATATATAGGGCCGAATAA